aaaagaaaattagttttttatttttttatagaatttggttttattttactttaaaatttaattatagaatttggtttatattttaaaagattcgGTCCTtaagcaaacattttttaagcTAGTACATTAAAGCTACTAGACCATAAGGTAATCAAATCGGGATtatacgtttttaattttttaataacaacaaaacaagAAATATCAGTATGCTTTTTATACATTCTAGATCAGGGatccattttaatttaaaaattattttgagtaaaTAAACGACACTTCGCGGTAACAGCTATTCTATCGCCTATTGTTTGAATTCAAGAGAGATTCgaggaaaaatgttttttgcaaATCCAAATAAACTTTAACTCAAAGTTCAAGCGAAATGTATAATATAGGCTGCCCAGCTTGAAAATGCACTAACTTAAAATACTTATACTGAacgaaatacaaaaatcagaaTCAAAATAtactctttgtagaataaagataaaattcaatcacaatctTCTGAAGGATAAGAaaaactaaaacgtgtacgtttattaaaatatcctgAACTTGAACATTGCTAACATGGGTCAAGTAACTTCGTAACAAAAACGTTCCGGTAAGTGGACCGATGATTAAAAAAAGGCATAAGATTTCGCACGAAGGCTCGGTATTCATAATTTGTGTAGCAGCAATGATATTGATAAcacgtaattttattaaataatcgcACTTCTATAACCGAAATAACCTGTATTCTGACCTCAATTAATGGAAGGAACTCTCTctaaatgagacagatatttatttatacctggatatctgagacactgggTAAGTGGAATACCTGTAGTAATGAGATAAATTTGCAGGTCCCTTGGTGTCTCATTTAACCAGGTTCcactgtatttataatattcaattttgagaaTTCATCGACtaacttgaaatatttataaaaggcaaagttgtagaaattaaaatatacgacaatttattatttgatcattttgtctTTCAGTTTAATATTAAcagagtttttaataaattataataatcaagtTGCTGTAACTAGAAAACAAAGATAATGGATTAAAatgtatgcatttttttttcatttattttacgaTTATTTCAAACCGTTAGGattttcatgaatattattattcttgtcGCCGACTTATCTTTTAATAAACTCTTTGCCTTACTAAATAAGAAAGAACCAAATTGTTAAAAGTTAAGAGGCAACAAACGTCGATATATTTTGTACTTCGTTACGGACAAAATTTCGCAACGAAGGGACAGATGTAGGGTATTTGCAAAAGTTAGAAAAACTGTTAAGACCCATGGCGATATCtctgatttaaattaataatttgttaagaCCCATGGTGACATCTctcatttaaattaatagttaattcATAAATTCTTATAAATGCGCATGCACAAAAAAGTAgttcttattatattattaattaattgaattttgttgatTAATTCTAAACATTGTTTGTTGATAAATATTCTAACTATGAAttgtaaactaaataataatccTGTGAGGaattatttatcatacaatcattaatttcatgtcatataattattaaaatgatgtaTTAATGCGCCATAGCCGCCATTAATACATAGATTGGTTtggttttaacaaaaacaaccGCCATTACAATTAGCGTCTCTAGACCGATTAAGCGTCTTTTGaccatttttcatcaaaaatatcaaatattattcaacaaaattgtgCAATTTTGTGTTATATTCATTATCGAATAATTATCAAGATAATTAATAATCAGTGAAAGTAATTCCTAGTTTCTAAAACGTGAATTACATGTGCTATAAAAGTGATTGCTAGTTCCTAGAACGTGAATCACTTTTAACTAGTTTCCACACTAGCATTATTATTTAAGTGATCACTATTTAATTCGGCGGTTGAGCTCACCCCAATAAAGCTTGTGAAATACcaagtaattatattttgatcGGCGGTTGAGCTCACCCCAATAAAGCTTGTGAAATACcaagtaattatattttgatcGGCGGTTGAGCTCACCTCATAAAGCTTGTGAAATACCAAGTACCTATCTTttgattatatacaaataatttattatcataagcTTGTGAAATACCAAGTGATTATACTTTATCAATTTGTTAATTGTTGTTCAATTCATCATATGTACTCATTgtataattcatttatataatttctgtATCAAAAACATATTATCGAGGAGTTTTTTTGCCCAGTTATCACTGGTACAATTTTTCTTCTCTTGGGGAATAAACATTCATTTCATAACCCCAAAAAATCAAGTGTTTCATTTATTTCACCATTAAAAGTTCAATCATCTACATCATCAACAAAAATCAAGATACAACAAAACACGGGAAGTATTTTCAGGAATAGTTTCCGACTATACAAAAACTCTAACGTGAAATCTTTCTAAAGATGACGATGTACAGTTTtcgtaaaaatgataaaaatcagAATACAACAAATTATCCCCACACCCATTTAAAGGAAAGAATTCATCTTTtggttaaataaaaagtaaatatttcattctCTATTTTGTCTAAGAATACTTACCGCCACCACCAGTGATAATCTTCGGCACATAAGTGGAAATAGCACAAGAGTATTGTTGTCTCTGAACATGTgattacaagaataataaatactagAAATAGAAATCCAAACATATAATACATTTGGGACGACCATAGCGAAttcaatatgaaaaataattgtatgaaaATACATCCAAACGGTAATACACCACCCATAATTACTCCAGGTATTGGTTGAGTGTAGAACGATTGTTCAGGTATTTGTCGTGGTATTTGATTTGTTCGGACAGGATGTTCCAAGgcctaaatatataaaacaaatttaatttatgatgaacatttaataaattaaaattaaacttacccGTTTACTAAATCCAAAATATGAGCCAATAAATGTCAACGGAACTGATACTCCAAACCAAAGCGCTAATAATGCGAGTAAAGTAGTGAACGGTACAGCTGCTGAACTAGCATGGGCCCAAAGTACTAAATTCAGCAagaaaaatactgaaaatacaagtctgaaacaaacaaaacatttacAATTGTAAAGTTGTCTCGTTTTTGGTAACAAACGCTATTAATTACCCTGGACACAGCATAGAAGTTAGCAATACATTTGATTTCCATTTTTCACCACCAAAACTTTTGTATATTCGGGCAGAAACATAACCAGCCGGTGTGCCCAATAGCACATATAATATTAATGCGCATGTCATTAATGCCCCACGATTCGCTGGACTTAAGAAACCAAGACAAGCGAACGCAAGTGTTATCAGTGTCATACAAAATACTTGGACACCGGAGCCAAGTAGTACAGATAAGAGCATTCCTTTACGTGGTGGGCGAAATACATCACCATGAACTAGTTTCCATCCAAATTCTTCTTGAGCATCTTCGCCACATTCCATCTGATTGTACCGTGCAATATCTTTATGAAGAGTACGTAACAATATCATGGCTACCatacctaataaaaataaaaaaaattttaaatatttttgttctttgcTTCTTTTCAATTATCGCTTAATGCAATGGTTATCTAACCTGATAAAAATAGCACAATACACAACGAATTTACGATACTGAACCATTGGATATTCGCATGGGGCATAGATTCCAAAATATAATCCCATCGTGAAGACCATTTCACCGTATTATTCATCACAAAAGTAATCGAATATGAGTAGGTAATCTCCAATGTTTCATCTGGTCCCAAGTCTTTATTAGTTAAAGTCATCGGATCATCACGCTCATCAGGACTTTTACATGTTATATTCCCTTTTTTATGGGCAATAGACCTGGGTACAACTTTTATGGATATAATACGGCCTTCATTTTCATTGCCCACAGCCCAATCTTCTTTGGCACCGCTATGATAGGTAATCGTGAGATCAACatgattaaacaaataatacgtATTCTGTTTATTGTAGTTAATATCCACTTCACAGATACGTTGTGGTGAATAATCGGGAAAACATCCCATCGGAAAAccaatattacaaaaatgacGTCCATCCGATATTGGATAACACCATGTCACTGGCATATTATCTACAATCCAatgatgttgataatttaaaCGCATTCCTTTTTTTAATCGTTCCAAATACTCTAAACTCTCTTTATTATTCCCGGAATATTTGATTGTGCAAAGTTCTTTACAGGattcattctttaaaaattgtatttgatatGCGGATGGTCGTATTCGTTCTCCAAACACTACTTGTCCTAAATTTTCCACAGGTGATTGTTGCTCAGTTTTTGGAttacaaaaaccaaaatacTTATATTCATATGGTATTACAGATTCTTCCGTATTTAAACGATTCACGAATAATGGAACTTCAGACtgaaattataatacaaatttcttagaaaaacgCCAGCAAAACAAAGACCTTGAAACAACTTAGTTTTAAGCaaattatctcaaaatttatgACTTTTTAGGTTTTAAGAGAAATGCAAGCGGATACTgtcattgttaatatttttagatgaGCCACATCATCTCAAAAAACAGTCTAATTTGCCTCTTAAtacaatgataataatttaaaaattaggtcCCAAACTTTTAGGGGGAGTTAAAGgaagaaaatataaacaaaggTAATTGCGATTCAAACAAGTCTCCTTGTATGGATCGATGAAGGTTTTTAATACTTTtcgttcaaaaattttgaagaaatttatttttttatacctatgtgtgggtataaaaatttatttggaaactTACTTTGCATGATTCAGATTCACCAGCGCTACCTTTTTGGCAATAATTGACAGGAGCCAGGCCCGGCAAATAAAAACATGATGCATTATGACAGATTGTCaatattacaacaaatataaatatagatttattaatcattgttattttatctttaacactatttattattattaaatatatttttaatattaatttagtttgaaaatgttttatttgataaacGTCATCACTGGGTTTTATCAAACACCAAAAAAATCACTCATATACAATTGGCAAAAAAGTTATTACCAACTGCGTTTtgaaatatacaatttgtttaGTTTTCACATCAGTGGTGTATAAAGGCTGTTTTACATTATTTcgttatttaaacatattattttacgaTTCAATCTTGATTTAATaagattagtttttttaataaatggttcTTCTAATTATagactttttaagtttaaacttgtatatttaataattaaaaattatttaagtgtgAAGAATGCGCTATGGaaacttgaaaaaatgattttagacTAGAgatttaaaagcaaaattccTATAGGAAATGGAGCATATGCGATTGTAAagtacaatatgattttttatggtACTCGGTTCAAAATCTCGGTATGAGTGTGATTTCGTATAACAGAATTAGAAAAGTTGCTCCCGCCGTGCGTGCGCGCGAGCGTATACCTACCTAGAATTTCGCTCAATCTAATTATGGTGTAAAGTCTTGAAATTGGactattctaagcattttttgtcTCAAGGCATAactcaccgtttttgagatattaacgCTATAGAAAAAGATCGCCATTTTaggttaaaattttgtcatcaaTAAAATGATCGTATTGTATGGCTGTGATCaaatattagatttaaaaacgattgaaatttatattttggaattATTCTAAGCACTTTTTggatctttttatttttcagctTGTCTCATTATTTCAGCTTTGTTGCActattaaaactgaaatatttacaaatttggtTACATAATAAGCCGTTTATCTGCAACTACTGGCTATAACTTTCAAAGTCAATAATACCAGCTTAAAATATCAAATCTGTTTGGTTGAAAATGGCAGAATTTGTTTTAGTTAGTGCAGACCGTCCCCAAATTAGGAACGAGTAACaaacacaataagagtaattaccattagttaattcatactgatgatgactacttaaCACTCGacatacttatttatatatgcaatacaaaaattgatctaggaaattggggcaaaaatcgaaatttacttCGATATGTCTTAAagatctcatttattatctttgataatatttatagaaaattaacataattttgctGTACTAATGCACGGTAAGTATTCTCTTTCCGTACTGTTTTCCGTGATAACTGCTAAATGCCTATTGCGCGCACAAAGTTACTTGTCACATTTAATTGCTCACACTGAGcaattaactatttttacattGCATTAAAAATCGTATAGAAATAGATAGCCTATTCCATGCTCGTAAAAAAGTATAGTGTGGTAATAGTCTGGACTATTAACGCGGATTATCAATTACGCAATCGATTGGTGGAGTTGTGGATTTAAATCGACTTTCGTttgcaattaataattatcGCTTTTGTTGAACAATATACTACTTTAAATAGAATTTGTGTATTGATTATAtggtatatttttgaaagccTCGCCTAACGGGAAAACCAAAGGGGTAAATGTAATCGGTATTGtctttgaaaaaaagttatatctTGCGGATGTAGTTAAAATTGCATGAATTAGTCTTTAGtcattaaactttattataccTATAAATTTAGCACATTGATTGTTATGAtactaaaatttgataaaaataaattattttcgtaaatgtagcatacaaatttataataactttaaataaatttaaaatagaaaataaattaatttcattacacGAAAGGAATTACGTTAAGTTTTCTCAGAGGACAGGTACAAATGCGTGCagctgaaataaaaaaacatcaccTATAATTTTGATCGTAAGATTATCGTAGggattatcaataatttttgataacattcTAGTTCCAAAAATATCCATcgaatttaaaactttgaataaatgaatttcTTATAACTATTTTGGTTCTAATCGGAAATTGAGGTCTCTCTAACATAAAAAGGCGCATATCCTCATACTGATAAATATGAAAGTCGACTGTGTGAGTGTGTGGTATGTGTATGTGTATTTGATGATTAAATATTCAACTAGAAATAGGAAATAGATAGATGATTATAGGATTCATATTGTACCTAAGAAGACTAGCAAAGAAGGAGAGTTAATTCTGGACCTCGGGCAATGCATTCGATGGGCCCATATATGGCCGGCACTTGTAAGTTAGCGTATCTGAATTTGGCGGCGCTGATTGTATCTTAGGACCATGCGTATTGGTTTTGCGCATCTTCTATATACTATGATGATTATACGCTATGGTCGTGAGATACAATCACCTCCATCAAATTCAGATATGCAAGTGCCGGGCATTGATGGGCTCACTCAAAACACAGAGTTAACTCTCCTTCTTTTCTAGTCTTTTTGATCGTATCAAATCTCGTGGCTCCTTACGGACGTAACCCAAAGATAACCCCTGTGGAAAATTTTCTctgtcaaatttgaaaaaaagtccgAATAACAATTCTTAATTGTGCCGGGTGCCATTGCTGGTACGCTTGCCAATGGTTAGCCGTCCCTACTCTaccttttgttattttatttaagtttgtgaCCAATACTAAAGGAATTAAAGCCTTATTATACTTTAAACTTACTTTTGTACTCCTTGTAtgttacataattaatattaatgtgACAAAATCCACTCGTATAACATCATAACTGAATTTGTTCAATAGTAAGAAAATTGACTgcaatctctatatattataaatgcgaaagtaagcatgtttgtttgtttgttacgctttcacgctaaaactagcgaatggtttataatgaaactgtacagcaatataactgatatatcagaatagcacatgggatataatttataaagatatattaataaaaaaataaaaaaatttaaaaattaatttattttgacattaccataaattgcagatttctgtaaaaatagtcaatataaaatatttcaaggccatcttctctgatatacgcaatgaataataattactattatacatttaaaaaaatagaaaaccatacatatattttacctctgtaaaacaatccttaccattatttcgagtgttgtagaaaggagataagcgagagcaatctttatcaatctttacttttaaacccagcgaagcgggtgggtatcactctagtagtaattataaagtaaaaattgcaTAGTTTTCATTTTATGCTAATAGGTGGCGAACAATATGatgattcatatattatttagtaCCACCAGCACATggtgcaacaaaaaaaattatttttaaacttcacGTGGTAAAATTATGAAATCATTTCCTCAAAcgctttaattgaaaaatttaaataaaaaaattgtataacaagTTTGATAAGTTCATATTTCTACGTTGTTTGATAGATACCATTATTGTTTAGATAAtttcaaagaagaaaaattaaaccattaaagtttttataattgatttttaattttttttttaaaattgaattttcttaattgaagataattaaatttatactctgaaggataaaaaaaatttgtttggcaCGCTTTACCTATAGCATAATTTACCTAAAAATAACTTTGAGCTACAACGGCTACAACATAAATACTAATGTAATTCACTATTGATGAAAACAATACGGTTCAAACAAACGTATATTTTATATCTGTATCATGTATGAGTGGCATGTGTTTAGCGTGATTAAGTCAACGCGCGACTGTGACCTTAAAGATTACATCGTTTTatcgttataattttttgtttaataaactaTACTTGAAATCGAATCGAATTATCTCAATATTgttgacaaaaaaataactgaCGTTTATAAAATTCTGTTCTACGATAGAGCCTTAACCTTGtccttataatttttgaatttaatttttacataaaatataaatcgataaaaaatttccaaagtacttaaaacaaaaatcttgtaaaatatttacaagagTTTTTGTTAATTAGCTTATTCGTCGATCAGAAATACAACcaagtttttttcaataatggaATTTTCAAATTGTGTAAAAGGTATCatagagtaaataaaaaaattcacaaaaagaggcagactttaaaaatataccgcGTACGGAGTTGGGTACGTTGCAACCAACTAAGCCAATAGGGTCGACTGCAGCTCTCGACGaagtagtttttaaataaaatattataaacaaaagttttaatttgattttaaagaaaCCAACAAAAAGTATACCTGAAGTTCCATATTCTTCATTTCACTTGCTCTAAGGCCGGTTCACATTAGGCCAGTAATTTAGACGAAATCAGCAAGTGTAATTAAACCCTTAACTACTGACTAAAAAACTTCACacgtcaaaataatttttattcaaaattaatagcaaatttaacaaataaaattgtaaagcaATAATTTCACGCTTCTTAAAATATGCAAGATGCAATAAATGCTTGAATAAAACTGTGTGATTCAGACACGATATGTTGCTTGACTAAATTAGTGTCCTAATGTGAACAAGTTCATTTTGTGGTTTGAATCCCAGCTGCTGAGCTGAAGTAGGCAACTTCAAAGTTTGAATTTCAACCGTAGTGGCGCAGTATGTAGAATGGTAGAATTGTTGCCATATTTGATCACATACGCCAAATAGATTTCGTTgtgaaaattaaactaaataagcTCTACCATTCACAACTACTTGCAGAGAGTAATTAAatagaatcaaataaaaatgagcCATCACTTTAATCTGCCGAACTTCGTTGAAAAATCATCACTGAGGTTCATTAATCTTAATTCCACAATAtagctttaaatttaaaaaaatttgctatttcCTTCCAGATTCTTCTTAGAGTCCTCCCTCGTTTATTTGAACGAACGTTCTTTCGTTACGTTATCGTGAACggttaaagaaaaatgtgctaggTCTCAGATGCCATGGTATAATGTATCTGAATCTTATAGATAGTATTTAGTTTACAGAGTGATTAGTGAAAACTAACATTAAGAGTACAAACTCATTTTTACTTCATAAAAGTTAAACTTAGAGATTATAGATACTTTGCTCTAAACTTCAgccaatttaaaataacaggCTTGATAAGCAATCCTTTGAGTAAGAAACGGCATTTCTAGTATTGAAGTTCCAAGATTCTATCTACTAAATTGTTTCGGAATATCTCAACAAacctattaaaaattgaaaacattgaaaacattttttttttaattgaaccaCGTAAGTGGCGGTAAAGGAAATTTTTAGTCAGGCGAAGATCATCAAGCATCTTTCATTCTAGTAAAAAAAAGAACAGAAAACACCTAGTTACTGATATAAAGTTCTTCGGTGTTTTTATGAGATATCccatatatatagaaaaaaacgaCTGGAACAATATTAGATCAAATTAGGAGAAGATTGTTGTGGGTTAGGTCAAGCTTGTATAAGTCAAGGCTAGGCTAGCCGAGTCTTCAATTGATATTGAATGACAAAACCATGCTAGGCTTGCATGAACGATTTTGACCAAACCGTAGGTAGTATTATAACTGTTTGAGATTTAAGTATTCAAAATAAGGGTGGCAAGATAGAgaagaataaaatttccaaGAAATCGTTTATTGTAGAAATATAGTCATTtagtctaattttttatttagaaaaatagtgGTAACTTATCCAACTCCTCtaccttaaaatatttcacaataatCGTGTAAATTACAATCGATCCCACTTTTTCAGTAAGAACTAATTaccaattattaatttgaataatgtaaataaaattgttttactcTATGATTCGCGATCATGTGTGTTGATATATTTGCTATACACTTATAACACTACACATAATACACATACAAACGTGAAACGGTGTTTTTGATTGGTCGTTTCTCATGTAATGATACTAAATACGAttatatgaacaaaatattatagtGAGAACATTTTCTATCTAGTCTCGTAGTAGTGGCGGCATTCGATAAATGGTTGTGTGAAATTGTGAATTTGTTgtgtgatttattattttttatagagaatATTAGTGATTGTTATAACCGCATGCAGACGTAACAGGTACtgattactaattttttttacggcTTTTTTTATAGTTGTATAAGTGCccttatttttatgtataatatttctGTAACCATGACATCAATTTGAGGGATTGTTGGATTTATTCATAAATACGAACTACAAAGTTTCTTTAAAATCAATTGTTACCATAGATTTATAaactagtaaattttttaaatttaattattatatcttttttgttttacctATGATGGGACATCTTACTATGTTATGTAATCATGACATACAAATGTATagctatatttttttacaacaagTGCAATTAATTGCAAATCTTTATTTCTGTTTGTAAACAATTCGGAGATTTTTTTAGAGCAATTTAACCCCCTCTCTTTTTTTCAACGGACTTTAATAACATACTTTTATGGATTgggttaattatatatttctgcATAAAAATGATTTCGATTAAGGCGATTAAcgcttttcattttcaaaatcagtGGATTTAACTTACTTATAAGAGTATTGTTAAGCGTTATGAAACCtttaacatataaaaagttCGTGTCCCGGTGTTTCTGGTCGCAGTCCTCCGAAACGGCTTgactgattttaataaattttttttaaatatttggtagGCATGAGAATAGGACATTAAGTATTTTTCACCCTCCTACCCCTACCCCGACTAATGAGAGaggtttgtatgaaaatccggcatttttgaatccactacttaaccgattttaaaagttatttcgcTCATAGGACGCTACGTTGTCAGCAAATAACAAggggtatattttataaaatgggttacgtatcaaaaaattaaaacccatgaaattgtgTACAGAAGGGGAGACAAGTGATGGTAGGGGAAGTGAAAGCTATAgcgcggtagtctttgtttttaaagtcaaaattaCCCAGCGAACACGACATTCTTTGACTGTTAGGTGGtacgaagttcgccgggtcagctagtttgcttataataataaataatattaaatttataatttttattcattaattattttgcgAATTCAGTATTACTAGAGGattcaaaatgattaaaaataaatacattcgtTGGCATGTTCGTTATTGaggattcaaaaataataaaaattattacatttcttggcttgattcattttttttcaattgtttttcgtTTATAATATATCTTCTTTTATGGAGAGTTATAAGTTGTCTATTGTTCTGTTCAAATGGTCAGGTGGACTGCATCAGCTAATATTCAATCGAATAGcctcgaataaaaaataaaaacagcaaAAACGGCGTGTTACTTTTTTGGGAGTTATTTCTCAATAACTAAGCAATTTGTTGAATAGTTAGACTCTACATAGTCTAAGTCTTAGGCAACCGGTGTTCAATATTTGTTCCCACTCTTTAACATCCCCGACAATTCCGTATTTCAGAAATCACTCATTTCGTTATATAAAGATTCAGATGAAAAAACACGCGTATGTATTTCGTCGTTTTGTTTCGAAAATATAAGCACATAATAAGCGAATCTTGATCGACCGATCCTCACGTTCAAAATCGTTGCCTTACTAAGATCGTTTTGA
This genomic interval from Chrysoperla carnea chromosome 1, inChrCarn1.1, whole genome shotgun sequence contains the following:
- the LOC123305691 gene encoding transmembrane 9 superfamily member 2; protein product: MINKSIFIFVVILTICHNASCFYLPGLAPVNYCQKGSAGESESCKSEVPLFVNRLNTEESVIPYEYKYFGFCNPKTEQQSPVENLGQVVFGERIRPSAYQIQFLKNESCKELCTIKYSGNNKESLEYLERLKKGMRLNYQHHWIVDNMPVTWCYPISDGRHFCNIGFPMGCFPDYSPQRICEVDINYNKQNTYYLFNHVDLTITYHSGAKEDWAVGNENEGRIISIKVVPRSIAHKKGNITCKSPDERDDPMTLTNKDLGPDETLEITYSYSITFVMNNTVKWSSRWDYILESMPHANIQWFSIVNSLCIVLFLSGMVAMILLRTLHKDIARYNQMECGEDAQEEFGWKLVHGDVFRPPRKGMLLSVLLGSGVQVFCMTLITLAFACLGFLSPANRGALMTCALILYVLLGTPAGYVSARIYKSFGGEKWKSNVLLTSMLCPGLVFSVFFLLNLVLWAHASSAAVPFTTLLALLALWFGVSVPLTFIGSYFGFSKRALEHPVRTNQIPRQIPEQSFYTQPIPGVIMGGVLPFGCIFIQLFFILNSLWSSQMYYMFGFLFLVFIILVITCSETTILLCYFHLCAEDYHWWWRSFLTSGFTAIYLFLYCCHYFVSKLNIEDTASTFLYFGYTMIMVFLFFLLTGTIGFFACFWFIRKIYSVVKVD